One genomic segment of Bombina bombina isolate aBomBom1 chromosome 4, aBomBom1.pri, whole genome shotgun sequence includes these proteins:
- the LOC128655597 gene encoding melanoma antigen recognized by T-cells 1-like, whose translation MPRPDSLSTLGEYSSSGRGRGHIRLSAEETAGIAILALVIALLFIFGCWYYKRRSGYKILGSHQFSPAAIRNFIGGSSNDNESKMPLQDYSTMNSVVPGASPAYEKISTDFQPPPYTP comes from the coding sequence ATGCCGCGCCCTGACTCTCTTAGTACCCTAGGGGAATATTCCAGCTCTGGTAGGGGTCGCGGGCACATAAGGCTCAGTGCAGAAGAGACTGCTGGAATTGCTATACTGGCTCTAGTCATTGCTCTTCTGTTCATCTTTGGATGCTGGTACTATAAAAGGCGCAGTGGCTACAAAATATTAGGGAGCCATCAGTTCAGTCCAGCAGCGATTAGAAATTTCATTGGAGGATCCAGCAATGACAATGAAAGTAAGATGCCCCTACAAGACTACAGCACTATGAATAGTGTGGTACCTGGAGCATCTCCTGCGTATGAAAAAATCTCCACAGACTTCCAGCCTCCACCATATACACCATGA